The following are from one region of the Bradyrhizobium septentrionale genome:
- a CDS encoding acyl-CoA dehydrogenase family protein has protein sequence MNFDFSDEQKQMRDEARKFLSEQCPPKAVREVLDGKAPYDKALWKGLAEMGFLGVAIPEQFGGAGAGHLELCVIAEEMGRALAPVPFSSTVYLAAEAILIAGSDAQKQKWLPKIASGDAIGTLALFEGHGNPSPKAVKVTANGGVLNGVKKPVADGAIADFAVVAARTGSSGRESDFSLFIVDLKAGGVEVKSLTNIDLTRGQAEITFKDAKAEPLGTTGEGWSVITQVLDRAAVLMAFEQVGGADRALEMGRDYALDRIAFGRPIGSFQAVKHMLADMYVSATLARSNCYYGAWALSTNAGELPEAAAAARISATQAFQHCAKNNIQVHGGMGFTWEFDCHMYYRRANAVALGLGSLSYWEDALIDRMRKKNAA, from the coding sequence ATGAATTTCGATTTCTCCGACGAACAGAAGCAGATGCGCGATGAGGCGCGGAAATTCTTGAGCGAACAATGCCCGCCGAAGGCCGTGCGCGAAGTGCTCGACGGCAAGGCGCCCTACGACAAGGCGCTGTGGAAGGGCCTTGCCGAGATGGGCTTCCTCGGCGTCGCGATCCCGGAGCAGTTCGGCGGCGCGGGTGCTGGCCATCTCGAGCTCTGCGTGATTGCGGAGGAAATGGGCCGCGCGCTGGCGCCGGTGCCGTTCTCGTCGACCGTCTATCTCGCCGCCGAAGCGATCCTGATCGCAGGCAGTGACGCGCAGAAGCAGAAGTGGCTGCCGAAGATCGCCTCCGGCGATGCGATCGGCACGCTCGCGCTATTCGAGGGTCACGGCAATCCGTCGCCGAAGGCGGTCAAGGTGACCGCCAATGGCGGCGTGCTCAACGGCGTCAAGAAGCCGGTCGCCGATGGTGCGATCGCCGATTTCGCCGTGGTCGCCGCGCGCACCGGTTCGAGCGGACGTGAATCCGATTTCTCTTTGTTCATCGTCGACCTCAAGGCCGGTGGCGTCGAGGTCAAGTCGCTGACCAATATCGACCTGACCCGCGGTCAGGCGGAGATCACCTTCAAGGACGCCAAGGCCGAGCCGCTCGGTACCACCGGCGAGGGCTGGAGCGTGATCACCCAGGTGCTGGATCGCGCGGCCGTGTTGATGGCGTTCGAGCAGGTCGGCGGCGCCGACCGCGCGCTGGAGATGGGCCGCGACTACGCGCTCGACCGCATCGCCTTCGGCCGTCCGATCGGCTCGTTCCAGGCGGTCAAGCACATGCTGGCCGACATGTATGTCTCGGCGACGCTGGCGCGGTCGAATTGCTATTACGGCGCCTGGGCGCTCTCGACCAATGCCGGCGAATTGCCGGAAGCCGCCGCCGCCGCGCGCATCAGCGCGACGCAGGCGTTCCAGCACTGCGCCAAGAACAACATCCAGGTCCACGGCGGCATGGGCTTCACCTGGGAGTTCGACTGCCACATGTACTACCGCCGCGCCAACGCGGTGGCGCTCGGCCTCGGCAGCCTGTCCTATTGGGAAGACGCCTTGATTGATCGCATGCGCAAGAAGAACGCGGCGTGA
- a CDS encoding acyl-CoA dehydrogenase, which translates to MNFDDTPQEGAFRAEAKAWIAANAPKQYEEELRKASLGRFQLKGANILEVAKAWQKKKADAGWACLHWPKEYGGRGSSPIERVIWQQEEGPFGRLSSMFIIGHGMCGPTMMAFAGEEQKRSYLPPLASGEKIWCQLFSEPAGGSDVAGLRTRAEKHGDEWVINGQKIWTSGAHYSDYGILLTRTDPDVPKHKGLTMFFLDMKSPGVEVRPIKQASGASDFNEVYFTDVRIPDSQRLGTVNDGWNVSLTTLMNERMSIGAGVSTGFPELFDFCNSLMLEDGPAIENRAVRSKLANWAVKASGLKYTSMRAISALSKGERPGPENSIGKLVAGSMIQDVAAYALDLQGAAGALSGIEDAEVAGKFQAMLLRAPGTRVEGGTDEIMRNIIAERVLGLPGDIRVDKDVPFNKIPTKGRN; encoded by the coding sequence ATGAATTTCGACGACACCCCGCAGGAGGGCGCATTCCGCGCCGAGGCGAAAGCCTGGATCGCGGCCAATGCGCCGAAGCAATATGAGGAAGAGCTGCGCAAGGCCTCACTCGGCCGCTTTCAGCTCAAGGGCGCCAACATCCTCGAGGTCGCCAAGGCCTGGCAGAAGAAGAAGGCCGATGCCGGCTGGGCCTGCCTGCACTGGCCGAAGGAATATGGCGGCCGCGGCTCGTCGCCGATCGAGCGCGTGATCTGGCAGCAGGAGGAGGGCCCGTTCGGCCGCCTCAGCTCAATGTTCATCATCGGTCATGGCATGTGCGGCCCGACCATGATGGCGTTCGCCGGCGAGGAGCAGAAGCGCAGCTACCTGCCGCCGCTGGCGTCCGGCGAGAAGATCTGGTGCCAGCTGTTCTCCGAGCCGGCCGGCGGCTCCGACGTCGCGGGCCTGCGGACCCGCGCCGAGAAGCATGGCGACGAGTGGGTGATCAACGGCCAGAAGATCTGGACCTCGGGCGCGCACTATTCCGACTACGGCATCCTCTTGACGCGCACCGATCCTGATGTGCCGAAGCACAAGGGCCTCACCATGTTCTTCCTGGACATGAAGAGCCCGGGCGTCGAGGTCAGGCCGATCAAGCAGGCGAGCGGCGCCTCGGATTTCAACGAGGTCTATTTCACCGACGTGCGCATTCCGGATTCGCAGCGGCTCGGCACTGTCAATGACGGCTGGAACGTGTCGCTCACCACGCTGATGAACGAGCGCATGTCGATCGGCGCCGGCGTTTCGACCGGCTTCCCCGAACTGTTCGACTTCTGCAACAGCCTGATGCTGGAGGACGGCCCGGCGATCGAGAACCGCGCAGTGCGTTCGAAACTGGCGAACTGGGCGGTGAAGGCGAGCGGGCTGAAATACACCAGCATGCGCGCGATCTCGGCGCTGTCGAAGGGCGAGCGGCCGGGACCGGAGAATTCGATCGGCAAGCTGGTCGCGGGATCGATGATCCAGGACGTCGCGGCCTACGCGCTCGATCTGCAGGGCGCGGCGGGCGCCTTGAGCGGGATTGAGGATGCCGAGGTCGCCGGCAAATTCCAGGCGATGCTGCTGCGCGCGCCGGGCACCCGCGTCGAGGGCGGCACCGACGAGATCATGCGCAACATTATCGCCGAGCGCGTGCTGGGCCTGCCCGGCGACATCAGGGTCGACAAGGACGTTCCCTTCAACAAGATCCCGACCAAGGGAAGGAATTGA
- a CDS encoding acyl-CoA dehydrogenase, with amino-acid sequence MNFDDTPQEAEFRAVARSWVAANAPKEFEEELSKSSLGRIKLARHDMVEVGKAWQKKKAEGGWACLHWPKEYGGRGATPIERVIWQQEEGVYGKLTQPFQIGEGMCGPTVMAWGSEDAKRRYLPKLASGEEIWCQLFSEPSAGSDVAGLRTRAEKKGDNWVVNGQKIWTSGAHYSDYGLLIARTDPNVPKHKGLTMFFLDMKSPGVEVRPIKQANGMQEFNEVYFTDVVIPDSQRLGAVGEGWSVSLTTLMNERMSIGSRLATGVPEMFEFCSNLMLEDGLAIDDPAVRSKLANWAVKASGLKYTSYRAISALSKGERPGPENSIGKLVSGLMLQDIATYAMDLEGTAGSLTGTDEEQANGQFQQMLLSSPSMRIAGGTDEILRNIIAERVLGLPGDIRVDKDVPYNKIPTKGR; translated from the coding sequence ATGAATTTCGATGACACGCCGCAGGAAGCCGAATTCCGGGCCGTCGCCCGCAGCTGGGTCGCCGCCAACGCGCCGAAGGAGTTCGAGGAGGAGCTGTCAAAGTCGTCGCTCGGCCGCATCAAGCTCGCCAGGCACGACATGGTCGAGGTCGGCAAGGCCTGGCAGAAGAAGAAGGCGGAGGGCGGCTGGGCCTGCCTGCACTGGCCGAAGGAATATGGCGGCCGCGGCGCGACCCCGATCGAGCGCGTGATCTGGCAGCAGGAGGAAGGCGTCTACGGCAAATTGACCCAGCCGTTCCAGATCGGCGAGGGCATGTGCGGCCCAACCGTGATGGCCTGGGGCTCTGAAGACGCCAAGCGCCGCTATCTGCCGAAGCTTGCGTCGGGCGAAGAGATCTGGTGCCAGTTGTTCTCCGAGCCGTCGGCCGGATCCGATGTCGCGGGGTTGCGCACCCGCGCCGAGAAGAAGGGCGACAACTGGGTCGTCAACGGCCAGAAGATCTGGACCTCCGGCGCGCATTATTCCGACTATGGCCTCTTGATCGCGCGCACCGATCCGAATGTGCCCAAGCACAAGGGCCTCACCATGTTCTTCCTCGACATGAAGAGCCCCGGCGTCGAGGTCAGGCCGATCAAGCAGGCCAACGGCATGCAGGAGTTCAACGAGGTCTATTTCACCGACGTCGTGATCCCGGACAGCCAGCGCCTCGGCGCGGTCGGCGAGGGCTGGAGCGTGTCGCTGACCACGCTGATGAACGAGCGCATGTCGATCGGTTCGCGACTCGCGACCGGTGTGCCCGAGATGTTCGAGTTCTGCTCCAATTTGATGCTGGAGGACGGGCTTGCAATCGACGATCCGGCGGTGCGCTCCAAGCTTGCGAACTGGGCGGTGAAGGCGAGCGGGCTGAAATACACCAGCTACCGCGCGATCTCGGCGCTGTCGAAGGGCGAGCGTCCCGGTCCGGAAAATTCCATCGGCAAGCTTGTGTCGGGCCTGATGCTGCAGGACATCGCGACCTACGCGATGGACCTCGAGGGCACGGCCGGCAGCCTCACCGGCACCGATGAGGAGCAGGCCAACGGCCAGTTCCAGCAGATGCTGCTGTCGTCGCCCTCGATGCGCATCGCCGGCGGTACCGACGAGATCCTGCGCAACATCATCGCCGAGCGCGTGCTCGGCCTGCCGGGCGACATTCGGGTCGACAAGGACGTGCCCTACAACAAGATCCCCACCAAGGGGCGTTGA
- a CDS encoding nitroreductase gives MDAVVKETNCIGALEELLNERYSVRAFQPREVPRDTIAHILATAQRTASWCNSQPWQVLIVSGEAKERFRKAIYAEASRGLGEDYDFTPPREYVGVYLERRRESGFQLYNTLGIARGDKAAYAKQALENYNFFGAPHIAVIHTNEPLGIYGAIDCGGYVSNFMLAAQALGLGTIPQAAIARHSGLIRRHFGLADDRRVVCGISFGYADHAHKVNSYRTSRATVADTVTFVDV, from the coding sequence ATGGACGCGGTCGTGAAGGAAACCAATTGCATCGGCGCGCTCGAGGAGCTGCTCAACGAGCGCTACTCGGTGCGCGCGTTCCAGCCGCGCGAGGTGCCGCGCGACACCATCGCGCACATCCTCGCGACCGCGCAGCGCACGGCATCGTGGTGCAACAGCCAGCCCTGGCAGGTCCTGATCGTGTCCGGCGAGGCCAAGGAACGGTTCCGCAAGGCGATCTATGCCGAGGCGTCGCGCGGCCTCGGCGAGGATTACGACTTTACGCCGCCGCGCGAATATGTGGGGGTCTATCTCGAGCGCCGCCGCGAAAGCGGCTTTCAGCTCTACAACACGCTCGGCATCGCCAGGGGCGACAAGGCGGCGTACGCAAAACAGGCGCTGGAGAACTACAATTTCTTCGGCGCCCCGCACATTGCCGTGATCCACACCAACGAGCCCCTCGGCATCTACGGCGCGATCGATTGCGGCGGCTATGTCTCGAACTTCATGCTGGCGGCGCAGGCGCTCGGCCTCGGCACCATCCCGCAGGCCGCGATCGCCCGCCATTCCGGCCTGATCCGCCGCCATTTTGGCCTGGCCGACGACCGCCGGGTTGTCTGCGGCATCTCGTTCGGCTATGCCGATCATGCACACAAGGTGAACAGCTACCGCACTTCGCGTGCGACCGTGGCAGATACTGTCACATTCGTGGACGTATAA
- a CDS encoding helix-turn-helix transcriptional regulator: MRASRLFSILTTLQARGQVTAPELAEACEVSVRTIYRDIDALSAAGVPVYADRGAEGGYRLLDGYRVRLNGLSQGEAEALFMAGLPGPAAALGLDAAMVAAQTKLMAALPENLRPNARGMQQRFHLDAPGWFGETEEPQHLRAIAGAVLRENLIEIRYQSWKAEKRRRVAPLGLVLKGGSWYLAGLVDGNVRTYRVARVLDCVTLETSFARPADFDLAAYWRASIERLEAELHPNQATVRLSPFGLKLFDALAHPYVKARMRLAEGSDADGWRVATMPVGKTVWHAATELLRLGAEVEVIAPAELRDKMAELTGAMAARYAEAPARRAARR, encoded by the coding sequence ATGCGCGCGAGCCGGCTGTTTTCCATCCTCACCACCCTGCAGGCGCGGGGACAGGTCACCGCGCCCGAACTCGCCGAGGCCTGCGAGGTCTCGGTGCGCACGATCTATCGCGACATCGATGCGCTCTCCGCCGCGGGGGTGCCCGTCTATGCCGACCGTGGCGCCGAGGGCGGCTATCGCCTGCTCGACGGCTATCGCGTGCGGCTGAACGGGCTGTCGCAGGGCGAGGCCGAGGCGCTGTTCATGGCCGGCCTCCCCGGCCCCGCCGCCGCACTCGGCCTCGACGCCGCGATGGTCGCGGCGCAGACCAAGCTGATGGCGGCGCTGCCGGAAAATCTGCGGCCCAACGCGCGGGGCATGCAGCAGCGCTTCCATCTCGACGCGCCCGGCTGGTTCGGCGAGACCGAGGAGCCGCAACATCTGCGCGCCATTGCAGGCGCCGTGCTGCGCGAAAACCTGATCGAGATCCGCTACCAGAGCTGGAAGGCGGAGAAGCGGCGGCGCGTGGCACCGCTCGGCCTCGTGCTGAAGGGCGGCAGCTGGTATCTCGCCGGCCTCGTCGACGGCAATGTGCGCACCTACCGGGTGGCGCGCGTGCTGGATTGTGTGACGCTCGAGACGTCGTTCGCGCGGCCGGCGGATTTCGACCTCGCCGCCTATTGGCGGGCCTCGATCGAACGGCTCGAGGCCGAGCTGCATCCGAACCAGGCCACGGTGCGGCTGTCGCCGTTCGGGCTGAAACTGTTCGATGCGCTGGCGCACCCTTACGTGAAGGCGCGGATGCGGCTTGCGGAAGGCAGCGATGCCGACGGCTGGCGGGTCGCCACCATGCCGGTCGGCAAGACGGTGTGGCATGCGGCGACCGAGTTGCTGCGGCTCGGCGCAGAGGTCGAGGTGATCGCGCCCGCGGAGTTGCGCGACAAGATGGCCGAGCTCACGGGCGCGATGGCCGCGCGCTATGCCGAGGCGCCGGCGCGCCGCGCGGCCCGGCGCTAG
- a CDS encoding glutathione S-transferase family protein, whose translation MTTATTTTDRVTLYYSPQSRATGTRVLLEELGAPYDLHVLNMKAGEQRKDAYLAINPLGKVPAIRHGGALVTEQVAIFIYLADLFPQAGLTPALNDPRRGPYLRWIAYYGASFEPAVIDHFMKREPAPITQSPYADYDTMLGALEAQLAKGPYLLGEEITAADILWGMAFSWTMMFGIVPKRDVFVRYAERITARPAFVRISEADDEMAAQHAVAAGV comes from the coding sequence ATGACCACCGCGACAACCACCACCGACCGCGTCACGCTGTATTACTCGCCGCAAAGCCGCGCCACCGGCACGCGCGTGCTGCTGGAGGAGCTCGGTGCGCCCTATGATTTGCATGTCCTCAACATGAAGGCGGGCGAGCAGCGCAAGGATGCCTATCTCGCGATCAATCCGCTCGGCAAGGTGCCGGCGATCCGCCATGGCGGCGCGCTGGTCACCGAGCAGGTCGCGATCTTCATCTATCTCGCCGATCTGTTTCCGCAGGCCGGCCTGACGCCCGCGCTGAACGACCCGCGCCGCGGCCCGTATCTGCGCTGGATCGCCTATTACGGCGCCTCGTTCGAGCCGGCCGTGATCGACCATTTCATGAAGCGCGAGCCGGCGCCGATCACCCAGTCGCCCTACGCTGATTACGACACCATGCTGGGTGCACTGGAGGCGCAGCTCGCGAAAGGACCCTATCTGCTCGGCGAAGAGATCACGGCGGCCGACATCCTCTGGGGCATGGCGTTCAGCTGGACCATGATGTTCGGCATCGTGCCGAAACGGGACGTGTTCGTCCGCTATGCCGAACGCATCACCGCGCGCCCGGCGTTTGTACGGATATCGGAAGCCGACGACGAGATGGCGGCGCAGCATGCTGTGGCCGCCGGCGTGTGA
- a CDS encoding DUF6157 family protein has product MAKTLQNKTLQKMLYSTNCFNTFIRVAEDCPARNGEEPQPRGGQPTVAVLQYRMISGAPYTYTSDDVVFATSAAGRALDAKAANNKAAKTERSLAREAFFSRGQACMRASPLGKRFGWGVHADADGRIAIYAVDSKRYQALAGDPEIAQVRAMRSKRA; this is encoded by the coding sequence ATGGCCAAGACACTGCAAAACAAGACACTGCAAAAGATGCTGTACAGCACCAACTGCTTCAACACCTTCATCCGCGTGGCGGAGGATTGTCCGGCGCGGAACGGTGAGGAGCCGCAGCCGCGCGGCGGCCAGCCGACCGTCGCTGTGCTGCAATACCGGATGATATCAGGCGCGCCATACACATACACGTCCGACGACGTGGTGTTCGCCACGTCGGCGGCCGGCCGCGCGCTCGATGCCAAAGCTGCGAACAACAAGGCCGCGAAAACGGAGCGCAGCCTCGCCCGCGAGGCGTTCTTCTCCAGAGGCCAAGCCTGCATGCGCGCCTCGCCGCTCGGCAAACGCTTCGGCTGGGGCGTCCACGCCGACGCCGATGGCCGTATCGCGATCTACGCCGTCGACAGCAAGCGCTACCAGGCGCTCGCGGGCGATCCGGAGATCGCACAAGTTCGTGCGATGCGGTCGAAGCGGGCGTAA
- a CDS encoding enoyl-CoA hydratase/isomerase family protein, producing MADAADTASGPVLEIAGARATIRLNRPKHLNRLQAEDLGELLKLFDRIEADPAVRVLVLTGTGRAFSAGYDLNSVAERAVSASEQQSAGSAFEVMVNRLEDLSVPTICRLNGGVYGGSTDLALACDFRIGVDTAEMFMPAARLGLHYYTSGIKRYATRLGVDNAKMLFLTAQKITAPEMLRIGYLTAMAPIDLLDEEVDKLATILAGNAPKAMAGMKRAVNEFARGELDAAAADARHRDSMRGDEIKEGIKAFAEKRAPRF from the coding sequence ATGGCTGACGCGGCCGACACCGCCAGCGGACCCGTGCTCGAGATTGCGGGAGCGCGCGCCACCATCCGCCTCAACCGGCCGAAGCATCTCAACCGCCTGCAGGCCGAGGACCTCGGCGAGCTCTTGAAGCTGTTCGACCGGATCGAGGCCGATCCCGCGGTTCGCGTGCTGGTGTTGACCGGGACCGGCCGCGCGTTCTCCGCCGGCTACGACCTCAACTCGGTGGCCGAGCGCGCGGTGAGCGCCAGCGAGCAGCAGAGTGCGGGCTCGGCGTTCGAGGTCATGGTCAACCGTCTGGAGGATCTCAGCGTACCGACGATCTGCCGGCTCAATGGCGGCGTCTATGGCGGCTCGACCGACCTTGCGCTCGCCTGCGACTTCCGCATCGGCGTCGATACCGCGGAGATGTTCATGCCGGCGGCGCGGCTCGGGCTGCACTACTACACCAGCGGCATCAAGCGCTACGCCACACGGCTTGGCGTCGACAATGCCAAAATGCTGTTCCTGACCGCGCAGAAGATTACCGCGCCCGAGATGCTGCGGATCGGCTACCTCACCGCGATGGCGCCGATCGACCTGCTCGACGAGGAGGTCGACAAGCTTGCGACGATTTTGGCCGGCAACGCGCCCAAGGCAATGGCCGGCATGAAGCGCGCGGTCAACGAATTCGCCCGCGGCGAGCTCGATGCAGCCGCCGCCGACGCCCGCCACCGCGACAGCATGCGCGGCGACGAGATCAAGGAAGGCATCAAGGCATTCGCCGAGAAGCGGGCGCCGCGGTTTTAA
- a CDS encoding cyclic nucleotide-gated ion channel, with amino-acid sequence MSKRLVLPALTAFVSATAGRNMTTAAYVAVATGVAMMTLLTVQPAYDTAPHWINALLSACLAYFVFEWVVRLRHMRRQGKLWFYALSSAGVVDAIGALAVPLALLSGLDPKTAWLLGVLWVLKVVPGIPGLRQLRRVLVVESGPLLSVLVIFLMVVFLASVAEYFLERDVQPQTFGSVPAALWWAVVTLTTTGYGDVVPITPLGRVVAAMVMISGLGVFGLWTGILATGFAAETRRDNFLKTWETVSKVPFFAHLGPAAIADVTQVLRTMDLPPRTMIIRKDTNGDCMYFVAAGEVEVDLPGRKVKLGEGAFFGEMALLGNAKRGASVSTSKVTRLLVLDLVDFRLLMARHPDLAETIDAEAKRRERENQ; translated from the coding sequence ATGTCCAAGCGGCTCGTCCTTCCGGCTTTGACCGCCTTCGTTTCGGCCACCGCCGGCCGCAACATGACCACGGCAGCCTATGTCGCGGTCGCGACCGGCGTCGCCATGATGACGCTGCTGACGGTGCAGCCGGCCTATGATACGGCCCCGCACTGGATCAATGCGCTGCTCTCGGCCTGCCTTGCCTATTTCGTGTTCGAATGGGTGGTGCGGCTGCGCCATATGCGACGGCAGGGCAAGCTGTGGTTCTATGCGCTGTCCAGCGCAGGCGTGGTCGATGCGATCGGCGCGCTGGCGGTGCCGCTCGCTTTGCTTTCCGGCCTCGATCCGAAGACGGCATGGCTGCTCGGCGTGCTCTGGGTGCTCAAGGTGGTGCCGGGCATTCCGGGCCTGCGTCAGCTCCGGCGCGTGCTGGTGGTGGAGTCCGGCCCGCTGCTCAGCGTGCTCGTGATCTTCCTGATGGTGGTGTTCCTGGCCTCGGTCGCGGAATATTTCCTGGAGCGGGACGTCCAGCCGCAGACCTTCGGCAGCGTGCCGGCGGCACTGTGGTGGGCGGTGGTGACGCTGACCACGACAGGCTATGGCGACGTGGTCCCGATCACCCCGCTCGGCCGCGTGGTCGCCGCGATGGTGATGATCTCGGGCCTCGGCGTGTTCGGGCTGTGGACCGGCATCCTGGCGACCGGCTTTGCCGCGGAAACGCGGCGCGACAATTTTCTGAAGACCTGGGAGACCGTCAGCAAGGTGCCGTTCTTCGCCCATCTCGGCCCGGCCGCAATCGCCGACGTCACCCAGGTGCTGCGGACCATGGACCTGCCGCCGCGCACCATGATCATCCGCAAGGACACCAATGGCGACTGCATGTATTTCGTCGCCGCCGGCGAGGTCGAGGTCGACCTGCCCGGGCGCAAGGTCAAGCTCGGCGAAGGCGCGTTCTTCGGCGAGATGGCGCTGCTCGGCAACGCCAAGCGCGGCGCCAGCGTCTCGACCAGCAAGGTGACGCGGCTGTTGGTGCTTGACCTGGTCGATTTCCGCCTGTTGATGGCAAGGCATCCCGATCTCGCCGAGACCATCGACGCCGAGGCGAAGCGGCGCGAACGTGAGAACCAATAA
- a CDS encoding Crp/Fnr family transcriptional regulator has product MDTSHLAEHAGAAGSLFASIFVVATLSMRTMIPLRVFAILTNIILIATAIPTHNYAVLILHSVLLPVNTYRLHQMLQLVRNVKKSVNSDLSMEWLKPFTTERKCTAGEVLFYKDEKADSMFYIVSGRFRLVESGIELPVGAIVGEFGMLSPSNTRTQTLECVEGGMVLSVTYDQVEQLYVQNPAFGFYLLRLFSARLFQNISTLEQRLAQHTAPQVAEPKPA; this is encoded by the coding sequence ATGGACACCTCACACCTCGCGGAACACGCCGGCGCCGCCGGCAGTCTATTCGCATCGATCTTCGTGGTCGCCACGCTGTCGATGCGGACCATGATCCCGTTGCGCGTGTTCGCCATCCTGACCAACATCATCCTGATCGCGACCGCGATCCCGACCCACAATTACGCCGTGCTGATCCTGCATTCCGTGCTGCTGCCGGTGAACACCTACCGCCTGCACCAGATGCTGCAGCTGGTCCGCAACGTGAAGAAATCGGTCAACAGCGATCTGTCGATGGAGTGGCTGAAGCCGTTCACGACGGAGCGCAAATGCACGGCGGGCGAAGTCCTGTTCTACAAGGACGAGAAGGCCGACAGCATGTTCTACATCGTCAGCGGCCGCTTCCGCCTGGTCGAATCGGGCATCGAGCTGCCGGTCGGCGCCATCGTCGGCGAGTTCGGCATGCTGTCGCCCTCGAACACACGGACCCAGACGCTGGAATGCGTCGAAGGCGGCATGGTGCTGTCGGTGACCTATGACCAGGTCGAGCAGCTTTACGTCCAGAACCCGGCGTTCGGCTTCTACCTCCTGCGGCTGTTCAGCGCCCGCCTGTTCCAGAATATCTCGACGCTCGAGCAGCGGCTCGCGCAACACACCGCGCCGCAGGTTGCGGAGCCAAAACCTGCATGA
- a CDS encoding DUF6537 domain-containing protein yields MPDDDSLLASLRYLFADIIGDEDEGPPVLPEACPDHLGPAVTEAIHLLIAYQSTSYAQLYIDRLKRFVGRRGVDDALLADIARLMAERMAYEDAIRIAQLKLGEVNAAGGLAARSADDVKKLRLDELIDALPAVVADPILTVLDQFGWRRRRVSIRFSANNRFSVRRLRIEAGLKRWRLFSVRYAKERVWVERWLHMIDRSLTKQPAAASAVVQTATMIQGYGDPYRQGIADWHAIIDGLAKPTFDGVLALPDLAAAIAEARTAIMPDARQAALKRKIAEIRARVPAA; encoded by the coding sequence GTGCCGGATGACGACAGTCTCCTGGCTTCGCTCCGCTATCTCTTCGCCGACATCATCGGCGACGAGGACGAGGGACCGCCGGTGCTGCCCGAGGCTTGTCCGGATCATCTCGGGCCCGCGGTCACCGAGGCCATCCATCTTTTGATCGCCTATCAGAGCACGAGCTATGCCCAGCTCTATATCGATAGGCTGAAGCGCTTCGTCGGGCGCCGTGGCGTCGACGACGCGCTTCTCGCGGACATCGCGCGGCTGATGGCGGAGCGGATGGCCTATGAGGACGCGATCCGGATTGCGCAGCTCAAGCTCGGCGAGGTCAATGCGGCGGGCGGCCTTGCGGCGCGCTCGGCCGACGACGTCAAGAAACTCCGCCTCGACGAGCTGATCGACGCTTTGCCGGCAGTGGTTGCCGATCCGATCCTCACCGTGCTCGATCAGTTCGGCTGGCGGCGCCGCAGGGTCTCGATCCGCTTCAGCGCCAACAACCGCTTCAGTGTTCGCCGGCTCAGGATCGAGGCGGGCCTGAAGCGCTGGCGGCTGTTTTCGGTGCGCTATGCCAAGGAGCGCGTCTGGGTCGAGCGCTGGCTGCACATGATCGACCGCAGCCTCACCAAGCAACCGGCCGCCGCATCGGCGGTGGTGCAGACCGCAACCATGATCCAGGGCTATGGCGATCCCTATCGCCAGGGCATCGCGGACTGGCACGCGATCATCGACGGGCTCGCCAAGCCGACCTTCGACGGCGTGCTCGCGCTTCCCGATCTCGCCGCCGCGATTGCGGAAGCCCGCACCGCCATCATGCCGGATGCGCGCCAGGCCGCACTGAAGCGCAAGATCGCCGAGATCCGCGCCCGGGTGCCGGCGGCGTAG
- a CDS encoding PRC-barrel domain-containing protein, which produces MATDAKEIGNLIGSDKVEGTAVYGSDERKIGSIERVMIDKTSGRVSYAVLGFGGILGLGNDHYPLPWQSLKYDTRLGGYVTGVTESQLRGAPKYGSERDWNWADTGTTRAVDAYYGVPLV; this is translated from the coding sequence ATGGCGACAGACGCAAAAGAGATCGGAAATCTCATCGGCAGCGACAAGGTCGAGGGCACCGCGGTCTACGGATCGGACGAGCGCAAGATCGGCTCGATCGAGCGCGTCATGATCGACAAGACAAGCGGTCGGGTGTCTTACGCCGTGCTCGGCTTCGGCGGCATTCTTGGTCTCGGCAACGATCATTATCCGCTGCCGTGGCAGTCGCTCAAATACGACACGCGGCTCGGCGGTTACGTCACGGGCGTGACCGAGAGCCAGCTGCGTGGCGCGCCGAAATACGGCAGTGAGCGCGATTGGAATTGGGCCGATACAGGAACGACGCGGGCGGTGGACGCTTATTACGGCGTGCCGCTCGTCTGA